In one window of Flavobacterium ginsengisoli DNA:
- a CDS encoding bifunctional helix-turn-helix domain-containing protein/methylated-DNA--[protein]-cysteine S-methyltransferase yields MNTQETINYNRIAEAIDYIKANFKDQPNLDEVAEKVHLSPFHFQRLFSEWAGTSPKKFLQYTSIEHAKKLLKESQATISETAFETGLSGTSRLHDLFVNIEGMTPAEYKNGGKNLEINYSFAESPFGNIVVASTSKGVCFMAFAEDEITGFIALKDKFPNAQFSKKLDLSQQNALFIFQNDWSKLSEIKLHLKGTDFQLKVWEALLKIPMGQLSTYGSIAHQIQKPNASRAVGTAIGSNPVAFLIPCHRVIQSSGTFGGYMWGNTRKTAIIGWEGAQINP; encoded by the coding sequence ATGAATACACAGGAAACCATCAATTATAATCGTATCGCTGAAGCTATAGATTATATCAAAGCTAATTTTAAAGATCAGCCCAATCTGGATGAAGTTGCAGAAAAAGTACATTTAAGTCCATTTCATTTTCAACGTCTTTTTAGCGAATGGGCAGGAACGAGTCCGAAGAAGTTTTTACAATATACGAGCATCGAACACGCAAAAAAACTACTCAAAGAAAGTCAGGCAACCATTTCTGAAACAGCTTTTGAAACAGGACTTTCAGGAACAAGTCGTCTACATGATTTATTTGTAAATATTGAAGGTATGACACCTGCCGAATATAAAAACGGAGGAAAAAATCTTGAAATCAACTACAGTTTTGCCGAAAGTCCGTTTGGAAATATTGTTGTTGCCTCTACTTCAAAAGGCGTTTGTTTTATGGCTTTCGCCGAAGATGAAATAACTGGATTTATCGCTTTAAAAGATAAATTCCCGAATGCCCAATTTTCGAAAAAACTGGATTTATCTCAACAAAATGCCTTATTCATTTTTCAAAACGACTGGAGTAAATTATCAGAAATTAAATTGCATTTAAAAGGAACCGATTTTCAATTGAAAGTATGGGAAGCTTTGCTAAAAATCCCAATGGGACAGCTTTCTACTTACGGTTCTATTGCACATCAAATTCAAAAACCAAATGCTTCTCGCGCGGTTGGAACAGCAATTGGAAGTAATCCTGTTGCTTTTTTAATTCCTTGTCACCGCGTTATTCAATCTTCGGGAACATTTGGCGGTTACATGTGGGGAAACACTCGAAAAACAGCAATTATTGGCTGGGAAGGTGCGCAAATAAATCCATAG
- a CDS encoding MmcQ/YjbR family DNA-binding protein, which translates to MVSIEEVRKLAMSFPDATEGPHFTKTSFRIKKKIFATLDEKRNQVEIKLNEIDQSVFCASSEKIFHEVPNKWGKQGWTIVELSKVRPEMFEDALILSYENVATKKK; encoded by the coding sequence ATGGTTTCAATTGAAGAAGTTAGGAAATTAGCAATGTCATTTCCAGATGCGACCGAAGGTCCCCATTTTACGAAAACTTCCTTTCGAATAAAAAAGAAAATCTTTGCCACTTTAGACGAAAAAAGAAATCAGGTAGAAATAAAATTAAACGAAATAGATCAGTCTGTTTTTTGTGCGTCAAGCGAAAAAATTTTCCATGAAGTTCCAAATAAATGGGGTAAACAAGGTTGGACAATTGTCGAACTTTCAAAAGTAAGACCCGAAATGTTTGAAGATGCGCTGATACTTTCGTATGAAAATGTTGCGACAAAAAAGAAGTAA
- a CDS encoding GNAT family N-acetyltransferase → MFFRKALLSDLEEMQKLFAETIQSVCKSDYNSEQIKVWVSGAKNKERWLDVINTQFIELAIIDNKIVGFGTLKNENYIDLLFIHKDFQRQAIADKIINKLEFEAKKNHSKFITSDVSITAKPFFEKKGYIVKAEQKNILKGVEIINYKMKKVLF, encoded by the coding sequence ATGTTTTTTAGAAAAGCTCTACTTTCTGATCTAGAAGAAATGCAAAAATTATTTGCAGAAACCATTCAATCTGTTTGCAAAAGCGATTATAATTCAGAGCAAATTAAGGTTTGGGTTTCTGGTGCAAAAAACAAAGAACGTTGGCTCGATGTAATTAACACACAATTTATCGAATTGGCAATTATTGACAATAAAATTGTTGGGTTTGGAACTCTAAAAAACGAAAACTATATTGATCTATTGTTTATTCATAAAGACTTTCAACGCCAAGCAATTGCAGATAAAATTATAAACAAATTAGAATTCGAAGCTAAAAAAAATCATTCAAAATTTATAACTTCTGATGTAAGCATAACTGCAAAACCGTTTTTTGAGAAGAAAGGTTATATTGTAAAAGCAGAACAAAAAAACATTTTAAAAGGAGTAGAAATCATAAATTATAAAATGAAAAAAGTACTTTTTTAA
- a CDS encoding alpha-ketoglutarate-dependent dioxygenase AlkB family protein: protein MDLFNPQIDETTNLLPKDGTVNYYGKLFSKTEADFYRDTLLNTIEWKNDEAIIFGKLILTKRKVAWYGDQEFEYTYSNTTKKALPWTPELLELKKIIEEKTGEIFNSCLLNLYHTGEEGMAWHSDAEKDLKKNGAIGSVSFGAERKFAFKHKESKKTVSLILEHGSLLVMKDETQTHWLHRLPPTKSTQKPRVNLTFRTIVR from the coding sequence ATGGACTTATTTAATCCTCAAATAGACGAAACAACCAATCTGCTTCCGAAAGATGGAACGGTAAATTATTATGGAAAATTATTCTCTAAAACAGAAGCCGATTTCTATCGTGACACTTTACTAAACACAATCGAATGGAAAAATGACGAGGCAATAATCTTCGGGAAATTAATCTTAACCAAACGAAAAGTAGCTTGGTATGGCGATCAGGAATTTGAGTATACGTATTCGAATACCACCAAAAAAGCGTTGCCTTGGACTCCTGAACTTTTAGAATTAAAAAAAATCATTGAAGAGAAAACAGGTGAAATTTTTAATTCTTGTTTGCTAAATTTATACCATACTGGCGAAGAGGGAATGGCGTGGCATAGCGACGCTGAAAAAGATTTAAAGAAAAATGGAGCGATTGGCTCTGTAAGTTTTGGTGCCGAGCGTAAATTTGCATTTAAACATAAAGAATCTAAAAAAACTGTTTCTCTAATTCTGGAACACGGAAGTTTATTGGTTATGAAAGATGAAACGCAAACGCATTGGTTGCATCGATTGCCTCCTACAAAAAGCACTCAAAAACCAAGAGTAAATTTGACTTTTAGAACTATTGTGAGATAA
- a CDS encoding patatin-like phospholipase family protein: MLVLSGGGAKGIAHIPLLQKLDSLHIVPDLIVGNSMGSIIGGLYAMGYSGDSIETMTKNINWDKLLGGGQSLRAVSAEEKREFQRYLVGIGIKDGKLNSIGSLLNDQNLREYLSELTFPVYNVKDFDSLSIPFRAMATDLAEGKEVILSKGSLAYAMRASMSLPAIFKPMPYEKSVLVDGGVLNNFPTDVAKQMGADIIIGSDVGGGMEPVDKLNNIMTVLMQTSMFPSNIKNPANRDLCTILVDHLPNLRFSTADFADSNEIYKDGKIATNQNLPALVALSEKLKAFPQRTHKLPDMPKEFVLDTIVYKKISPENLPLVIGRANLKTHVKYTTKDLIAGLNRAMGTNLFEEITYSYFIKDEDKLGITLFGFERAKNQLNTSIHYDTYRGVGIIFNYTGRNVLADASRLLITADIAEQPKARINYQKNFGGHREWWWMTEGYGALLRQEIYINGKASDNMLYNTFEFNNEINRNLNSLKSYFGFGLNYHYTHVKPKYDREYNPNSLSINDYNFHNIEFNMHYSYNDMDKVYFATNGTIIKSNLARSFLADINATFSDPALTNISGATNNYTKFGFTFEKRALLKKKITGIIGFDSYFIFQDKLKEDQISFSEFGYASKYFLGGIIPSSGSNRFQLPGLHEDELNVTQYMGLKLGSQINLIGKIYLTPILILLQLVSVLLTIILTMHLIQKATGTIILNQA, from the coding sequence GTGTTAGTACTAAGCGGTGGCGGCGCAAAAGGAATTGCACATATTCCTCTTTTGCAAAAATTAGATTCACTCCACATCGTTCCAGATCTTATTGTTGGAAATAGTATGGGAAGCATCATTGGCGGTTTGTATGCAATGGGCTATTCTGGAGATAGCATCGAAACAATGACCAAAAACATTAACTGGGATAAACTCCTTGGCGGAGGTCAATCGTTGCGAGCTGTAAGTGCCGAAGAAAAAAGAGAATTTCAAAGATACCTCGTAGGAATAGGCATTAAAGACGGAAAACTTAATAGTATTGGTTCTTTATTAAACGATCAAAATCTTAGAGAATATCTTTCTGAATTGACCTTTCCTGTTTATAATGTTAAAGATTTCGATAGTCTCTCCATACCTTTTAGGGCTATGGCCACTGATCTTGCTGAAGGAAAAGAAGTCATTTTAAGCAAAGGTAGTTTGGCTTATGCCATGAGAGCTAGTATGTCTTTACCCGCTATTTTTAAACCAATGCCTTACGAAAAATCAGTATTGGTAGATGGTGGAGTACTAAATAATTTCCCAACTGACGTTGCCAAACAAATGGGTGCTGACATTATTATTGGTAGTGACGTAGGTGGCGGAATGGAGCCCGTTGATAAGCTGAACAATATTATGACCGTATTAATGCAAACCAGCATGTTTCCGAGTAATATTAAAAACCCTGCAAACCGTGATTTATGTACCATTTTAGTTGATCATCTGCCCAATCTGCGTTTCTCCACAGCCGATTTTGCCGATAGCAATGAAATCTATAAGGATGGAAAAATAGCAACAAATCAAAACCTTCCTGCTTTAGTTGCCTTATCTGAAAAGTTAAAAGCATTTCCGCAACGAACTCACAAATTGCCTGATATGCCCAAGGAGTTTGTTCTTGACACTATTGTCTACAAAAAAATAAGTCCAGAAAACCTTCCTTTGGTAATTGGAAGAGCAAATCTTAAAACACATGTAAAATATACCACAAAAGATTTGATTGCTGGTCTTAACAGGGCTATGGGTACTAATCTTTTTGAAGAGATAACATACAGTTATTTTATAAAAGACGAAGACAAACTCGGAATTACTTTGTTTGGATTTGAACGTGCTAAAAACCAACTGAACACCTCAATCCATTATGATACTTATAGAGGTGTTGGAATCATTTTTAACTACACCGGAAGAAACGTTCTAGCAGACGCTTCTCGCCTTTTAATCACCGCTGATATTGCAGAACAACCAAAAGCTAGAATCAATTATCAGAAAAATTTTGGTGGACACCGAGAATGGTGGTGGATGACTGAAGGTTATGGCGCCTTATTAAGACAAGAGATTTACATTAATGGCAAGGCTTCAGACAATATGCTTTATAATACTTTTGAATTTAACAATGAAATAAATAGAAATCTAAACTCTCTGAAAAGCTATTTTGGTTTTGGCCTAAACTATCATTACACTCATGTTAAACCAAAATATGATCGAGAATACAATCCGAATTCCCTTTCAATAAACGATTACAATTTTCACAACATTGAATTCAACATGCATTATTCTTATAATGATATGGATAAGGTATATTTTGCTACAAACGGAACAATTATAAAATCAAATCTCGCACGATCATTTCTAGCAGATATTAACGCTACTTTCTCCGATCCAGCCTTAACAAACATTTCTGGAGCGACAAATAATTATACTAAATTTGGTTTTACTTTTGAAAAAAGAGCACTCTTAAAAAAGAAAATCACAGGAATTATAGGGTTTGATTCTTATTTTATTTTTCAGGATAAACTTAAAGAAGATCAAATTTCATTTTCAGAATTTGGTTATGCTTCAAAATATTTCTTAGGCGGAATAATTCCAAGCTCCGGAAGTAACCGCTTTCAATTGCCTGGCCTGCACGAAGACGAGCTCAATGTTACACAATATATGGGGCTCAAACTGGGATCTCAAATAAATCTTATCGGAAAAATTTACCTAACCCCCATTTTAATATTGCTACAGTTGGTTTCAGTACTTTTGACAATTATATTAACCATGCATTTAATCCAAAAGGCAACTGGGACGATAATATTGAACCAAGCCTAG
- a CDS encoding DMT family transporter, whose protein sequence is MKNFLFLFLAIIFEIIATSALKKSEEFTKMLPSIITIIGYCGAFYCLSFAIRTIPVGFAYAIWSGVGIVLITIIGAIFFKEIPDLPAIIGLALIVIGVIVINVFSKTTAH, encoded by the coding sequence ATGAAGAATTTTCTATTTTTATTTCTCGCTATAATCTTCGAAATCATTGCTACGTCAGCATTAAAAAAATCCGAAGAATTTACCAAAATGCTTCCAAGTATTATTACCATAATTGGCTATTGCGGTGCATTTTATTGTTTGAGTTTTGCCATTAGAACCATTCCTGTTGGTTTTGCTTACGCTATTTGGTCTGGGGTTGGTATTGTTTTAATTACGATTATTGGCGCTATTTTCTTTAAAGAAATTCCAGATTTGCCAGCAATTATAGGTCTTGCATTAATTGTAATTGGTGTTATTGTGATCAATGTTTTTTCTAAAACAACGGCACATTAA
- a CDS encoding 2OG-Fe(II) oxygenase has protein sequence MQNIQSKIASQNWESITESMHENGFAIISNVLNNEQCEDLKFDYDNPNLYRKTVVMERYRFGLGEYKYFNYPLPDLIEKIRSSIYPKLAPIANSWMKVLNIDTVFPEKHEDLLKQCHDNNQLKATVLILKYGKSGFNTLHQDLYGDVYFPIQIVLFLNEPDEDFTGGEFVLTQQTPRAQSKAIVLKPKKGDVLVFTTNFRPVKGTKGYYRVNMKHGVSEVHSGERYTLGIIFHDALN, from the coding sequence ATGCAAAATATACAATCAAAAATTGCTTCTCAAAACTGGGAAAGCATTACCGAATCTATGCACGAAAATGGCTTTGCTATTATTTCAAATGTGTTGAATAATGAACAATGCGAAGACTTAAAATTTGATTATGACAATCCCAATTTATATCGAAAAACAGTTGTTATGGAACGTTATCGATTTGGTTTAGGAGAATACAAATATTTTAATTATCCTCTTCCTGATTTGATTGAAAAAATTCGGTCTTCGATTTATCCTAAACTGGCTCCAATTGCTAATTCTTGGATGAAAGTTTTAAATATTGACACGGTATTTCCAGAGAAACATGAAGATTTGCTAAAACAATGTCATGACAATAACCAGCTCAAAGCTACAGTTCTAATTCTAAAATATGGAAAAAGCGGTTTTAATACTTTACATCAGGATTTGTATGGTGATGTTTATTTTCCTATTCAAATTGTGCTTTTCCTAAACGAACCCGATGAAGATTTTACGGGTGGTGAATTTGTTTTGACACAGCAAACTCCACGAGCACAATCTAAAGCGATTGTTTTGAAACCCAAAAAGGGAGATGTTTTAGTTTTTACAACCAATTTTAGACCTGTAAAAGGCACGAAAGGCTACTATCGTGTAAACATGAAACATGGTGTAAGCGAAGTGCATTCTGGTGAAAGATATACGTTAGGTATTATTTTTCATGATGCGTTAAATTAA
- a CDS encoding Ada metal-binding domain-containing protein, translated as MVKHSKITDLDLLNKIKKGEICFGGNQKLKIYGTLKCTSGKRMKRENRVFFLSENEARENGFRPCGHCMKSEYQKWKNGLI; from the coding sequence ATGGTAAAACATAGCAAAATAACCGATTTGGACCTTCTAAATAAAATTAAAAAAGGCGAAATTTGTTTCGGTGGCAACCAGAAATTAAAAATCTACGGAACACTGAAATGTACTTCGGGGAAAAGAATGAAAAGAGAAAATCGGGTTTTCTTTTTATCTGAAAATGAAGCGAGAGAAAATGGTTTCAGACCTTGCGGACATTGCATGAAATCAGAATATCAAAAATGGAAAAATGGACTTATTTAA